In Flavobacterium sp. N1736, the following are encoded in one genomic region:
- a CDS encoding DUF5661 family protein, with protein MGTKSGTYQDVYIKRDDVMVSLKNDVSDFCEKYIKPVHPENWDWSTRDFENPENDPTIEEARAIAAIVYKDLHENDTDVDLSTMDNVEAIKAYLNPGSKHERFNMEEFAFALKVELEHGKVRDVNVTNNHPFLTAMIVLAHLTESLTYYKRLAVMEAQGEIFEIMRKIENSETGKEEWYKELGKAELELNEARMGLAERLEKMDDIPTLDKIGD; from the coding sequence ATGGGAACAAAGAGCGGTACCTATCAGGATGTTTATATCAAAAGAGACGATGTAATGGTAAGTTTAAAAAATGATGTATCAGATTTTTGTGAAAAATACATCAAACCTGTTCATCCGGAAAATTGGGATTGGTCGACAAGAGATTTTGAAAATCCTGAAAATGATCCAACTATAGAAGAGGCGAGAGCTATTGCGGCTATTGTTTATAAAGATTTACATGAAAATGATACCGATGTTGATCTTTCGACAATGGATAATGTTGAGGCAATTAAAGCGTATTTAAATCCGGGAAGTAAACATGAAAGGTTTAATATGGAAGAATTTGCATTTGCTTTAAAAGTAGAATTAGAACACGGCAAAGTAAGAGATGTAAATGTAACCAACAATCATCCGTTTTTGACAGCAATGATTGTTTTGGCACATTTAACAGAAAGCTTAACTTATTATAAAAGACTTGCCGTGATGGAAGCGCAAGGTGAAATTTTTGAAATTATGCGTAAAATCGAAAATTCTGAAACAGGAAAAGAAGAATGGTACAAAGAATTAGGCAAAGCCGAGTTAGAATTAAATGAAGCCAGAATGGGGCTTGCAGAACGTCTCGAAAAAATGGACGATATACCAACTCTGGATAAAATAGGAGATTAA